Sequence from the Anomalospiza imberbis isolate Cuckoo-Finch-1a 21T00152 unplaced genomic scaffold, ASM3175350v1 scaffold_43, whole genome shotgun sequence genome:
atggggtcaaaaaattcccaaaatgggcccgaaaaattcccaaaatgggctcgaaaaattcccaaaatggggtcaaaaaattcccaaaatgggcCCAAAAAAGGgctcaaaaaattcccaaaatggggtcaaaaaattcccaaaatgggcCCAAAAAAGGGCCCGGAAAATTCCTAAAATGGgctcaaaaaattcccaaaatgggctcaaaaaattcccaaaatgggcccagaaaattcccaaaatgggctcaaaaaattcccaaaatgggcccggaaaattcccaaaaatggggtcaaaaattcccaaaatgggctcaaaaaattcccaaaatgggctcaaaaaattcccaaaatggacccgaaaaattcccaaaaatgggcccaaaaaattcccaaaatgggcccggaaaattcccaaaatgggcccggaaaattcccaaaatgggcccaaaaaattcccaaagtgggctcaaaaaattcccaaaaatgggatcaaaaaattcccaaaatgggcCCGGAAAATACCCAAAATGGgctcaaaaattcccaaaatgggcccggaaaattcccaaaatgggcccggaaaattcccaaaatgggctcaaaaaattcccaaaatgagcccaaaaaaataaccaaaaatggggtcaaaaattcccaaaatgggcccaaaaaattcccaaaatggggttccaaaaattcccaaaatgggcccggaaaattcccaaaatgttCCCCAAAATGGgctcaaaaaattcccaaaatggaCCTGAAAAATTGCCAAAATGGGCccggaaaattcccaaaatgggcccggaaaattcccaaaatgggcccggaaaattcccaaaatgggcccaaaaaattcccaaagtgggctcaaaaaattcctaaaatgggctcaaaaaattcccaaaaatggggtcaaaaaattcccaaaacgGACGcgaaaaattcccaaaatggaccccaaaaattccccaaaatgggcccggaaaattcccaaaaatgggctcaaaaaattcccaaaatgggcccaaaaaattcccaaaattccccctaaatctccccaaaattcctggaattccttcactaatctccccaaaatcctcgcatttccccccaaaattcccaaaatcccacaaaattctcccaaaatcttctcggaattcccaaaattcccaaaatccccccaaaaatctctcCAAAATCTTCacatttcccccaaaattccccgaattccccaaaattctccccaaatcctcccgggaattcccaaaattccccctaaaatctccccaaaatccccaaatttccaccaaaaattcccagaattccctctaaaatcccacaaaatcccccaaaatcctcccggaattcccaaaattcccaaaatccacccaaaactctccccaaaatcctcacatttctccccaaaattccccaaattccacctaaaatcccccaaaatctcccagaattcccagaattcccaaaattcccccaaaaaatctccccaaaatcctcacatttccccccaaaattcccagaattccacctgaaatcccccaaaatctcccggaattcccaaaattcccaaagtTCCCCCtaaatctccccaaaattcctggaattccttcactaatctccccaaaatcctcacatttccccctaaaattccccaaattccccaaaattctccccaaaccctcccgggaattcccaaaattcccaaaatccccctaaaatctccccaaaatcctcacatttccccccaaaatcccccaaattccacctaaaatcccccaaatctcccaaaatcccccccaaatcctcccggaattcccaaaattcccgaaattccccctaaaatctccccaaaatcctgacatttccccccaaaattcccagaattcccccaaaatcctccccaaagcctcccggaattcccaaaattcccaaaattcccaaaatccacccaaaaatctccccaaaatcctcacatatccccccaaaattcccgaaatcccacaaaattctccccaaaccctctcggaattcccaaaattcccaaaatcccccccaaaatctccccaaaatcttcaaatttcccccaaaaattcccgaaattccaCCTGAAATCCCCCGAAtctcccaaaatctccccaaatcctcccggaattcccaaaattccagaaaTTCCCCCGTAAATCTCTCCAAAATTCTTGATTTTcaacccaaaattcccaaaaatccacctgaaatcccccaaaatccccccaaaatcctccccaaaccctccgggaattcccaaaattcccaaaatccacccaaaaatctccccaaaatcttcacatttccccccaaaattccccaaattccatctgaaatcccccaaaatctcccagaattcccagaattcccaaaattccccctaaatctccccaaaattcctggaattccctcaaaaatctccccaaaatcctcacatttccccccaaaattcccagaattcccccaaaattctacccaaatcctcccagaattcccaaaattcccaaaatccacccaaaaatctccccaaaattcccaaaatccacccaaaaatctccccaaaatcctcacatttccccccaaaattccctaaatTCCCCCTaaatctccccaaatcctcccggaattcccaaaattcccaaaattcccccctaaaatctccccaaaatcttTGATTTtcacccccaaattcccaaaattccctctaaaatcccacaaaatcctcccaaaaccctcccggaattcccaaaattcccaaaattcccctaaaatctccccaaaatcctcacgTTTCCCTCcgaaattcccagaattccacCTAATTCCACCCAATCCCGGatttcccggaattcccggaattcccggaattcccagatttcccaggatccccagaattcccagatttcccggatttcccagatttcctcgatttcctggaattcccggattttccggaattcccagatttcccagaattcctggatttcccagatttccctgATTTCCCGGGGTCCCGATTTCcaaaaattcctggaattcccagatttcctggaTTTCCCAAGATCCCCGGATTTTCCGGAATTCCTGGATTTCCTGGAATCCCCGgatttcctggaattcccagattttctgGAAATCCCAGATTTCCCAGAATTCTTAGATTTCCCGGAATCCTCAAATTTCCtagaattcccagatttcttGGAATTCCCGGGAACCCTGGatttcccggaattcccggatttcccgGGATCCCCGAACCCTCCTGGATTTCCCggatttcccagaattcccagatctCCCGGAATCCCCGGATTTCCCAGATTTCCCGGGATCCCCGAgtttcctggaattcccagatttcctggaATTCCCGGGATCCCCAGAATTCCCGGAATCCCCAGATTTCCCAGAATCCCCAGATCTCCCGGAATTCCTGGaatccccagaattcccagatttccctgATTTCCCGGGattcccggatttcccagatttccccgATCTCCGGGAATCCCCGGATCTTCCGGAATTCCTGGAATTGCCGTAATTCCCGGGATCCCCGAACCCTCACAGATTTCCCGGATTTCCCAGAATTCCTGGATTTGCCGGATATCCtagaattcccaaatttcccagatttcccGGAATCCCCAGATTTCCCGGGATCCTCGAACCCTCCTggatttcccagaattccctgatttcccagaattcctggaattcccggaattcccagatttcccaggATCCCCAGATTTCCCGGGATCCCCGAATCCTCCCGCGTTTCCCggatttcccagaattcccagatttcccagaTCTCCCGGAATCCCCGTATCTCCCGTAATCCCTGGAATTCCCGTAATTCCCAGGATCCCCGAACCCTCAGGGCTTTCCCGGATTTCCCGGATTTCCCAAATCTCCCGGAatccccggaattcccggaatccccaaaattcccagatttcccagaTCTCCCGGAATCCCCGTAATTCCCGTAATTCCCGGACCCTCCCGGATTTCCCGGATTTCCCAGAATTCCTGGATCTCCCGGAATCCCCGGAtctcccggaattcccggaattcccgtaATTCCCGGGATCCCCGAACCCTCCTGGATTTCCCggatttcccagaattcccggaTCTCCCGGAATCCCCGGATCCCCcagaattcccggaattcctgGGATCCCCGAACCCTCCCGGATTTCCCGGATTTCCCAGACTTCCCGGATTTCCCggatttcccagaattcccaggatcCCCGTAatccccggaattcccggaattcccggaattcccgggatttcCCCGAACCCTCAGGGATTTCCCGgatttcccagatttccccgatctcccggaattcccggaattccctgATTTCCTGGAATTCCCGGGTTTCCCACATTTCTCCGATCTCCCGGAATCCCTGGAATTCCCGTAATTCCCGGgatccccaaaccctcccggaattcccgggatcCCCGAACCCTCCTGGATTTCCCggatttcccagaattcccagatttcccgTAATCCCTGGATCTCCCGGATCTCCCGTAATCCCCagaattcccgaaattcccggGATCCCCGAACCCTCAGggatttcccagaattcccagaattcccagatttccccgATCTCCTGGAATCCCTGGATCTCCTGTAATCCCCCGGAATTCCCGTAATTCCCAGGATCCCCGAACcctcccggaattcccggatttcccagaTTTCTCCGATCTCCCAGAATCCCTGTAATTCCCataattcccagatttcccagatttccccgATCTCCCGGATCTCCCGGAATTCCCGTAATCCCGTAATTCCCGGGATCCCCGAACCCTCCCGGATTTCCTggatttcccagaattcccagatctCCTGGAATCCCTGGATCTCCCGGATTTCCCGgatttcccagatttcctggatttcccagaattccccgTAATCCCCGTAATTCCCGTAATTCCCCGGATTTCCCAGAAGTCCCGGATCTCCCGGAATCCCTGGATCTCCCGGAATTCCCGTAATTCCTGTAATTCCCGTAATTCCCGTAATTCCCGGGATCCCTGAACCCTCCCGGAATTCCTGGATCTCCCGGgattcccagatttcccagaattccccgATCTCCCggatttcccagaattcccagatctCCCGTaattcccggatttcccagaattccccgATCTCCCggatttcccagaattcccagatctCCTGTaattcccggatttcccagaTTTCGCTGATCTCCCGGATTCCCCGTAATTCCCAGGATCCCCGAACCCTCAGGGATTTCCTGGATTTCCCGGAGTTCCCagatttcccacatttcccagaTCTCCCGGAATCCCCGGATCTCCCGGAATTCCCGTAATTCCCGGGATCCCCGAACCCTCAGGGATTTCCCGgatttcccagatttccccgatctcccggaattcccggaattccctcatttcctggaattcccgggtttcccacatttccccgATCTCCCCGGAATCCCCAGAATCCCCGtaattcccggaattcccgggatcCCCGAATCCTCCTGGAATTCCCGGGATCCCCGAACCCTCCTGCATTTCCCGGATTTCCCAGAAGTCCCAGATCTCCCGGAATCCCCGGATCTCCCGGAATTCCCGTAATTCCCGGGATCCCCGAACCCTCAGGGATTTCCCggatttcccacatttccccgATCTCCCGTAATCCCCGGAATTCCCGTAATTCCCGGGATCCCCGAACCCTTACGGATTTCCCGGATTTCCCGGAGTTCCCAGATTTCCCAGATCAGTCCCCGGAATCCCCGGAtctcccggaattcccggaattcccgtaATTCCCGGGATCCCCGAACcctcccggaattcccggatttcccgGATTTCCCAGAAGTCCCagatttcccagatttcccagaTCTCCCGGATTTCCCAGAATCCCCGTAATTCCCGGGATCCCCGAACCCTCCCggatttcccagaattcccagatctCCCGGAATCCCCAGATCTCCCGGAATTCCCGTAATCCTGTAATTCCCGGGATCCCTGAACCCTCCTGGATTTCCCggatttcccagaattcccaggatcCCCGTAATCCCCGGAATTCCCGtaattcccggaattcccgggatcCCCGAACCCTCCCGGATTTCCCGGATTTCCCAGAAGTCCCAGATCTCCTGGAATCCCCGGAATCCCCagatttcccagatttcccagaTCTCCCGGATTCCCCGTAATTCCCAGGATCCCTGAACCCTCAGGGATTTCCCGGATTTCCCGGAGTTCCCAGATTTCCCAGATCTCCCGGAATTCCCGTAATTCCTGTAATTCCCGTAATTCCTGTAATTCCCGGGATCCCTGAACCCTCCCGGAATTCCTGGATTTCCCGGgattcccagatttcccagaattccccgATCTCCCggatttcccagaattccccgATCTCCCGTaattcccggatttcccagaattccccgATCTCCCggatttcccagaattcccagatctCCTGTaattcccggatttcccagatttccctgATCTCCCGGATTCCCCGTAATTCCCAGGATCCCCGAACCCTCAGGGATTTCCTGGATTTCCCACATTTGCCCGATCTCCCGTAATCCCCGGAATTCCCGTAATTCCCGGGATCCCCGAACCCTTACGGATTTCCCggatttcccagaattcccagatctCCCGGAATCCCTGGATCTCCCGGATTTCCCGgatttcccagatttcctggatttcccagaattccccgTAATCCCCGTAATTCCCGTaattcccggatttcccagaAGTCCCGGATCTCCCGGAATCCCTGGATCTCCCGGAATTCCCGTAATTCCCGGGATCCCTGAACCCTTCCGGAATTCCTGGATTTCCCGGgattcccagatttcccagaattccccgATCTCCCggatttcccagaattcccagatctCCCGTaattcccggatttcccagaattccccgATCTCCCggatttcccagaattccccgatctcccggaattcccggaatcCCCGCAATTCCCGGAATCCCCGAACCCTTCCGGATTTCCCGGATTTCCCAGAAGTCCCAGATCTCCCGGAATCCCCGGAATCCCCagatttcccagatttcccggatttcccagaattcccagaattccccgATCTCCCGGAATCCCCGTAATCCCCGTAATTCCCGTaattcccggatttcccagaattccccgGCATTCCCGTAATTCCCGGGATCCCTGAACCCTCCCGGATTTCCCGGATTTCTCAGAATTCCCGGATTGCCCGGAATCCCCGTAATTCCCAGAATCCCCGAACCCTCCCGGATTTCCCGGATTTCCCAGAAGTCCCAGATCTCCTGGAATCGCCGTAATTCCCGTAATTCCCgtaattcccagaattcccggaattcccgtaACAATTCCCGTAACAATTCCCGTAGATCCCCGGGACCCACCTGGGCTCTCTTGAGGCTCAGCGCCTCCTTGTCCTTGGCGGCGCGGTTCTCGGCGGCGCACACCTGCAGCTCCCGCAGCCGCGCCTGCACGTGCTCGCCCTGCGCCCGCAGGTCCTCGGCCAGCTGCGCCGCCTCCACCGCCTGCCGGCGCAACCGCGCTCACCTGAGCACCCGCCTGGGCGCCCACCTGGGCGCCCACCTGGGCACCCACCCACCTGGGCACCCACCTGAGCGCCCACCCACCTGAGCACCCACCCGGGTACCGCCCACCTGAGCACCCGCCTGGGCACCCACCTGAGCACCTGAGCGcccacctgggcactgcccacCTGAGCACCCACCTGAGCACCCACCTGAGCACCCACCTGAGTCCCCACCTGAGCGCCCACCTGAGCACCCACCTGGGCACCCACCCACCTGAGCACCCGCCTGGGCACCCACCTGAGCACCTGAgtgcccacctgggcactgcccacCTGAGCACCCACCTGAGTGCCCACCTGAGCGCCCACCTGAGCACCCACCCGGGCACCCACCTGAGCACCTGAGCACCCACCTGGGCGCCCACCTGGGCACCCACCTGGGCGCCACCCGCCTGGGCACCCATCTGAGCACCCGAGCACCCACCTGGGCGCCACCCGCCTGGGCACCCACCTGGGCACCCACCTGAGCGCCCACCTGAGCACCCACCTGGGCGCCGCCCGCCTGGGCACCCACCTGAGCGCCCACCTGGGCACCCACCCGGGCACCCACCCACCTGAGCACCCACCCGGGTACCGCCCACCTGGGCACCACCCACCTGAGCACCCACCTGAGCGCCCACCTGAGCACCCACCTGGGCACCCACCTGAGCACCCGGGCACCCGCCTGGGCACTCACCTGAGCACCCGAGCACCCACCCGCCTGGGCACCCACCTGAGCACCCACCTGAGCACCCACCTGGGCACCGCGCGCACACCAGCACCCACCCGGGCACCCACCTGAGCACCCACCTGGGCGCGGACCTGAGCACTCACCTGAGCGCCACCGGCCCGGGCACCCACCTGAGCACCCACCTGGGCGCCCGCCTGGGCACCCACCTGAGCACCCACCTGAGCGCCCACCCGCCTGGGCGCCCACCTGGGCACccacctgggtacacctgggcacacctgggaccacacctgggcacgcccgggcacacctgggcacacccgggcacacctgggcaccgcCCACCCAGgcacccacctgggcacacctgggcacacctgggcacacctgggggcacacctgggcacccctgggcacacctgggcacccccgggcacacctgggcacacccaggcacacctgggcacacctgtggGCACCCCCGGGCACACCCAGGCAGGGCAGCGCTCACCTTCCTCTTGTGCAGCTCGAGCGCCTGCGAGCGCAGGCTCAGCTCCTTCTCCACGGCGCCCAGGGCGCTCTGCAGGCcccgctccttctcctccagcttctGCACCACCTGCAGCTGCGCCTCCACCTGCGCACAGCGCTAATTGGTCattaattaatcattaattAGTGAAACCAGCTCGTTAATTGATGAAATTATGGCGGTTTCAGCCATAATCAGGCAATTATTAGCCCATTATTAGCGTTAATTAGGTCCTAATAGGGTTCCTGGAGCTCCTGCTTCACCTGCAGCTGCGCCTCCACCTGCGCACAGCGCTAATTAGTCattaattaatcattaattAGTCATTAATTAGCGAAATCAGCTCCTTAATAGCCAAAATCAGGGAGTTTAGGGCCAAAATCAGGGCGTTATTAGCTCATTATTAGCGCTAATTAACGTCATTTATTCTCCTCCAGCTTCTGCACCACCTGCAGCTGCGCCTCCACCTGTGCACAGCGCTAATTAGTCattaattaatcattaattAGCGAAACCAGGTCGTAAATTGATGAAATTATGGCGGTTTTAGCCATAATTAGGCAATTATTAGCCAATTATTAGCGCTAATTAGGTCCTAATAGGgttcctggagctccagctccaCCTGCAGCTGCGCCTCCACCTGCGCACAGTGCTAATTAGTCACTAATTAATCATTAATTAGTCATTAATTAGCAAAACCAGCTCCTTAATAGATGAAATTATGGCGGTTTCAGCCATAATCAGGAAATTATTAGCCCATTATTAGCACTAATTAGGTCCTAATAGGgttcctggagctccagctccaCCTGCAGCTGCGCCTCCACCTGCACACAGCGCTCATTAGTCACTAATTAATCATTAATTAGTCATTAATTAGCGAAATCAGCTCGTTAATTGATGAAATTATGGCGGTTTTAGCCATAATCAGGCAATTATTAGCCCATTATTAGCGCTAATTAGGTCCTAATAGggttcctggagctgctgcaccaCCTGCAGCTGCGCCTCCACCTGCACACAGCGCTAATTAGTCATTAATTAATCATTATTTAGTCATTAATTAGCGCAATCAGCTCCTTAATAGCCAAAATCAGGGAGTTTAGGGCCAAAATCAGGGAGTTATTAGCTCATTATTAGCGCTAATTAGCGTCATTTATTCTCCTCCAGCTTCTGCACCACCTGCAGCTGCGCCTCCACCTGCACACAGCGCTAATTAGTCACTAATTAATCATTAATTAATCATTAATAAGCACAATCAGCTCGTTAATAGATGAAATTATGGCGGTTTTAGCCATAATTAGGCAATTATTAGCCAATTATTAGCGCTAATTAGGTCCTAATAGGGTTCCTGGAGCTCCTGCTCCACCTGCAGCTGCGCCTCCACCTGCACACAGCGCTAATTAGTCACTAATTAATCATTAATTAATCATTAATAAGCACAATCAGCTCGTTAATAGATGAAATTATGGCGGTTTTAGCCATAATTAGGCAATTATTAGCCCATTATTAGCGCTAATTAGGTCCTAATAGGGTTCCTGGAGCTCCTGCTTCGCCTGCAGCTGCGCCTCCACCTGCGCACAGCGCTAATTAGTCattaattaatcattaattaatcattaattAGCGAAACCAGCTTGTTAATAGATGAAATTATGGCGGTTTTAGCCATAATTAGGCAATTATTAGCCCATTATTAGCGCTAATTAAGTCCTAATAGGGTTCCTGGAGCTCCTGCTCCACCTGCAGCTGCGCCTCCACCTGCACACAGCGCTAATTAGTCattaattaatcattaattAGCGAAATCAGCTCGTTAATAGATGAAATTATGGCGGTTTCAGCCATAATTAGGCAATTATTAACCAATTATTAGCGCTAATTAGGTCCTAATAGGGTTCCTGGAGCTCCTGCTCCACCTGCAGCGGCGCCTCCACCTGCACACAGCGCTAATTAGTCATTAATTAGTCattaattaatcattaattAGCAAAACCAGCTCGTTAATAGATGAAATTATGGCGGTTTCAGCCATAATTAGGCAATTATTAGCTCATTATTAGCACTAATTAAGTCCTAATAGGGTTCCTCGAGCTCCTGCACCACCTGCAGCTGCGCCTCCACCTGCACACAGCGCTAATTAGTCattaattaatcattaattaatcattaattAGCGCAATCAGCTCGTTAATAGATGAAATTATGGCGGTTTCAGCCATAATTAGGCAATTATTAGCCCATTATTAGCGCTAATTAAGTCCTAATAGGGTTCCTGGAGCTCCTGCTCCACCTGCAGCTGCGCCTCCACCTGCCCACAGCGCTAATTAGTCATTAATTAGTCattaattaatcattaattAGCGAAATCAGCTCCTTAAtagccaaaaccaggcagtttaGGGCCAAAATCAGGGCGTTATTAGCTCATTATTAGCGCTAATTAGCGTCATTTATTCTCCTCCAGCTTCTGCACCACCTGCAGCTGCGCCTCCACCTGCACACAGCGCTCATTAGTCACTAATTAATCATTAATTAGTCATTAATTAGCGCAATTGGCTCGTTAATAGATGAAATTATGGCCGTTTTAGCCATAATTAGGCAATTATTAGCTCATTATTAGCGCTAATTAGGTCCTAATAGGGTTCCTGGAGCTCCTGCTCCACCTGCAGCTGCGCCTCCACCTGCGCACAGCGCTCATTAGTCATTAATTAACCattaattaatcattaattAGCGAAATCAGCTCATTAATAGATGAAATTATGGCGGTTTTAGCCATAATTAGGCAATTATTAGCTCATTATTAGCGCTAATTAGCGTCTGTgccttctcctccagcttctGCACCACCTGCAGCTGCGCCTCCACCTGCACACAGCGCTAATTAGTCattaattaatcattaattAGTCATTAATTAGCGAAATCAGCGCCTTAATAGCCAAAATCAGGGAGTTTAGGGCCAAAATCAGGGCGTTATTAGCTCATTATTAGCGCTAATTAGCGTCATTTATTCTCCTCCAGCTTCTGCACCACCTGCAGCTGCGCCTCCACCTGCGCACAGCGCTAATTAGTCattaattaatcattaattaatcattaattAGCAAAACCAGCTCGTTAATAGATGAAATTATGGCGGTTTTAGCCATAATTAGGCAATTATTAGCTCATTATTAGCGCTAATTAGGTCCTAATAGGGTTCCTGGAGCTCCTGCTCCACCTGCAGCTGCGCCTCCACCTGCGCACAGCGCTCATTAGTCACTAATTAGTCATTAATTAGTCATTAATTAGCGAAACCAGCTCGTTAATAGATGAAATTATGGCGGTTTCAGCCATAATCAGGCAATTATTAGCCCATTATTAGCGCTAATTAGGTCCTAATAGggttcctggagctgctgcaccaCCTGCAGCTGCGCCTCCACCTGCATACAGCGCTAATTAGTCattaattaatcattaattAGTCATTAATTAGCGCAATCAGCTCCTTAATAGATGAAATTATGGCAGTTTCAGCCATAATTAGGCAATTATTAGCCCATTATTAGCGCTAATAAGGTCCTAATAGGGTTCCTGGAGCTCCTGCTCCACCTGCAGCTGCGCCTCCACCTGCACACAGCGCTAATTAGTCattaattaatcattaattaatcattaattAGCGAAACCAGCTCGTTAATAGATGAAATTATGGCGGTTTCAGCCATAATTAGGCAATTATTAGCCCATTATTAGCGCTAATTAAGTCCTAATAGGGTTCCTCGAGCTCCTGcaccacctgcagctgcacCTCCACCTGCGCACAGCGCTAATTAGTCattaattaatcattaattAGCGAAACCAGCTCGTTAATAGATGAAATTATGGCGGTTTTAGCCATAATTAGGCAATTATTAGCCAATTATTAGCGCTAATTAAGTCCTAATAGGgttcctggagctccagcttctcctgcagctgcgccTCCACCTGCacaattaattattaattaataattaatcgCTAATTACCAAAATCAGCTCATTAATAGCGAAAACTACAGCGGTTTTCGACATTATTAGATAATTATTAGGCAATTATTAGGAATTAATTAGGGCCTAATTGGCCTCCTGa
This genomic interval carries:
- the LOC137466768 gene encoding LOW QUALITY PROTEIN: collagen alpha-1(IX) chain-like (The sequence of the model RefSeq protein was modified relative to this genomic sequence to represent the inferred CDS: inserted 2 bases in 1 codon) → GIREISEIWEIRELQEIWEFWEIREIGEFWEIRELREIWEFWEIREIGEFWEIWESREIQEFREGSGIPGITGITGITGITGIPGDPGIPGDPGLLGNPGNYGNYGDYGEFWEIQEIWEIREIREIQGFQEIWEFWEIQEIREGSGIPGITGLREFREIREIGEIWEIWELWELQGFWEIGEIWEIREFREGSGILGITGIPGDYRRSRDSRRSGKSGNSGNSGKSLRVRGSREFREFWGLREIREIQGLREIWEFWEIREIQEGSGIPGIPGGFGDPGNYGNSRDSGRSEKCGKPGNSRKSGNSGNSGRSGKSGKSGKSLRVRGNPGNSGNSGNSGDYGDPGNSGKSGKSGKSGKSGKSGRVRGSQEFREFWGIRGFREIREFWEIREIQEGSGIPGITGIPGIPGDPGIPGDPGILGNPGNPGXGPGITGITGIPGDLGNLGILGIPGIPGIPGDLGNPGNPGKP